Below is a window of Coregonus clupeaformis isolate EN_2021a chromosome 15, ASM2061545v1, whole genome shotgun sequence DNA.
AGCTACTGTAGTTAACGTTTGCAAGCTAGCTGGGCCTGGGCTGGGTTGAATGTTATTTTTTGTTTCTGTTGACGTTGAACAACCAGTGTGGTTATATTTAAATGGGTATTTGTCCTCCTCACCTATTTTCATACAGTTGGATAAAATATTGGTCTCTATGcgttcccacagggggccagtatgaaaaatgtatgcactcactaattgtaaatcgctctggataagagcgtctgctaaatgactaaaatgtcaattggatcactatcagatagctagctaacattacagaCAGTTTTCAATTTAATAACAGACTGGCCTATTTTACACAAAGTCATCCTCATGACAGCTGACGTCTCTCTCAGCAGTTTTCAGTGTCAGTGATATCCTGTAACTACAGTAGCTACCTGCCTAAGGTTTGCTGTCAGTGTGAGATCAGTTTTAATGCAATAATAATCTATCATCATGCCAGTCTCCAATATTTTGTTTTCAAACATAATGTAGTCTTCTGATTCCTCCCTTCAGGTGCTGTTGTGGACTCCCCTCTCTTCCAGGAGTGAACAGGTTTTTCTGCATATCTCTGCCATCCACTGTGAATATTAAGCGAGAAGAGTTCTGACCTCTTTCAATGAGACATTGTGATGGAATGATAACAAATctgactgtctcctctcctctgtgtttttaaatatttattttccaattCTGCCTCTCTCAACCTCTAGAACTCCTTTACCCGTTCACCATCTGACTccttgttttattttattatctCCATCTCACTATCCTCTGGCCCCTTGGACTGTGACTGTCACTATGAAGCTACTTCTGTCTTCAGGCATGTGTGGCATGACCCCTTACCAGGGCTCCATAGTAGGAGGACTCTATTTTTTGATGGTGGGCATCATGCAAATGGTCTTTGAGTTTGGCCATCTGCGCACAGCCAGGGAGAGCACCAACAACGCCACGGGCTCTCTGCTTCTGCCCCAGGTGTCCTTCGATTACTACTACTCCCTGCTTGTCCTGGGTGGCATCACCCTACTGCTGACCCTGTGCATGCTCGGAGCAGTTTGGGCCCAGCAGCACAAGGGCATCCTGGGCTTTGCGGTCTGGCTGACGCTGTACGACGTGATTCTGTTGGTGGTCACTTGCCTGCTCCAGAGGCAGATGCAGGCACTGGGTTTGGAGCTGAGTGTACTGGAGTGGTACGGCGTGATATGCAGGGTCATGGGAGACCCCTTCTGGCTGGCCCTT
It encodes the following:
- the LOC121583179 gene encoding transmembrane protein 217; this translates as MKLLLSSGMCGMTPYQGSIVGGLYFLMVGIMQMVFEFGHLRTARESTNNATGSLLLPQVSFDYYYSLLVLGGITLLLTLCMLGAVWAQQHKGILGFAVWLTLYDVILLVVTCLLQRQMQALGLELSVLEWYGVICRVMGDPFWLALVITHGLEVQIERHRLGTRQRKGGIPKEGTQLKLKFKAFDSGV